Part of the Rhodohalobacter sp. SW132 genome is shown below.
GCAACAAGGTGCTTCGGGATAATCGGCTTCCGGCATCTGTCAGATCCGGACCCACATCACTCCCCTGACCATCAACGACGTGACAGCGAATGCATTGAGCTGCTGCATTTTGGTAAAAAACCTCCCTTCCCTGACTCGCGTCACCCCCGTAAAGCGATTCTCTGTAAACAGCGACAGAATCGTCCCGGTCTTTTTCAGATTGATAGATACGAAGGCGTTCCTGTATCGAATCTGATTTCACGGCTTCAGCAGCAAGCACCAAATCGAGTTCAATTTCATTATCCAGCTCATTCTGCATAAGGAGATCCATCTGCTGATTTAATATTTCATAGGATGAAGGATCATCGATATCGCCCAGTATTCGTAAAGCCGACTGTTTTTCTTCAATAGTCCCATTCGACAGTACCATTTCACTGATTAGCACCATATTCTCTGCTGGTAAATTCAGATCCGGTACCAGCCTTAGAGCATTCCTGCGTACACTTGTATCTTCATCTTCCATAGCAACAAACAGAACTTCATCTATTCCCTCGTACTCCATATCCACAAGAGTACGCAGCGAAGCAATCCGGACATCCGCGGACGAATCCTCTTCTATAAGTTGTAAAATATCAGGTATAGCCTGAGTTAAATTAAGATCACCCGCGGTTTGCAGGCCGGCAATTTTCACAGCGCTGCTTTCGTCTGACAAAATTTGTGCCATGATTAGCCCTGCAGCATTGCGCGCTATTTCCGGATCATTCTGGATCTCGCCCCTCGGATCTCCGGTCACACGGTCCAGAACTGATGGCTCCGGCCAGACCGCAAGCGTCTGCAGCGCTTCAATTTTCAATCCTTCCGGAATATCATCCCTCACAGCAAAAGCAGCCAGCCTGTGTGCGCCCTCCGGTGAACCACGGTAGAGTGTTGCATTAATCGCCCGCCGCATCAGCGGCTCATTCAGAAATCGATCTTGTTCAAGCAGTTTTGAGAGTTCTTCAAGCCCCTCCTCTATCATCGTATCATCATTTATAGCCCGCGCTGCATTTGTTACAATAAATTCATCCTCATCTTCCAGGAATTGAACCACACCGGGACTTTCAAGCCGGGTCAAAGCTACAAGAGCCGCAATCCGGACAGCCCGTGATGAATGGCCTGCAAGTTCTGTCAGTGCATTTTCGTCGCCAATCCGCTCCAGTGCGATGGCGCCCCCATGACGCAGATATATATCTTCATCATTGTTGTCTTCCAGCATCTCGATGATTGGATCCAATGCCGGCCGCCAGGAAATTCTACCTAACGCTTCTGCAGCAAAAAACCGGACCCGTAAATTTTCATCCTGCAGCAGAGGAATCAGGAATTCACCTGCCTGTTCGTATTTCACATCTCCCAAGAGTTTAGCGGCCTGAGCTCTGATTTCAGAATCGGCATCATCCAGGTATGATATTAACGGTTCTGCTACATCGGGTGACTGACGGGAAATTTGTGCAAGCCCCCAGATTCCATGGATCCGGGCTAATTGATGATCTCTTTGTTCTATGGCATTCTGAAGCGTTTCAGTTTCCGATCTTGCCGCGAGTTCAAACTGTGCCTTTTGCCGGACCCGCATGTCTTCATGTGCCAGCAGCGGGGAGAGTTCTTCTGATGAGAATTCAGCGAAATCTTTACCAAGGAGAGATTTTGTTTCCATCCGGGCAGGGGATTCAGATTCATTTGGTGTATCAAACTTCCAGATCCTGCCTTTTTGTTTAAGTGTCCACCCCTCAATCCAGTCTGTAAAATAGATGGCGCCGTCAGGACCAAAATCGAGGCTTGTTGGCAACAGACCTTCCATGATTTGTTGATCTTTTTCCAACTCAAAAGAGGCCCCGCTTTCTTTCAGCGTAAATGCATGAATTCCGGAATTCGCTGGGGATCCAACAAACTTTCCGACAAAAAAATGATCTTTCCACTCTTCATTCAGTGCTGTGCCGGGATTATAAGTCATCCCGGAGGGACCGCTGATGTATCTGTCCAGAGGCGGAAGAAGATGAGCCGCCTGATCTTCAAAACGTGGTTTAAAGTACTCCTCATCCATGAGTACTTTATAATCATTATTTTTGGGATCATTATACTTGCCAAACTGCCAGTTCAGCCGCCAGCCGCTGTCCGATCCGCTGACCAGGTAGACCAGCCGTTCAAACTCTCCGGCATGGTCTCCATCATTATCAATTGTTATAAGGTTTCCGTACTTGTCAAAAACAAACTCGTGTGTATTGCGTAATCCTGCGGCAAATACTTCAAAATTACTGCCATCCGGTTCTGAACGAACAATCACTCCCTGACGCGGATAATGCCACCGTTTCCCCCTCTCGTCTACCACACTCATCCCCACGTCACCAATTGCCCAGTAGAGTCGCCCGTCAGGTCCCGTAGTCAGCCCTGACATTCCATGTCCGCCAAACCCGATATTTGTACCAAATCCATGAACAACAGATACCTTATCATTACCGTAACCATCATCATTTGTGTCGCGGATACGCCACAGGTCCGGCGACACTCCAACAAACAGATCTCCATCAAAAGAAAGCACGGCACCTGCAACATCCGTAATTTCGTCATGGAAATCCCGGATAAACTCTTCCGATCTGTTTGCAAATCCATTCCCTGTTGTGTCTTCAATTCTTAAAACAGACTCCTTGCTCACCTTAAGATCCCGCCAGTCGTGGCTACCGTCTTCATTATGATCTTCCAGCCATTGGTTTTCTTCGCTCTTTTCGGGATCCAGTTTGCGGCGGATAAACTCTCTGCGGTCTTCCACAGTTTCAAGCTCAATCGACTCGATCATCCAGCCACTGTGGCCCCGAATATCAATTTCAGCATTTCTTCGGCGTTCGGTTATGGTTACGTAAACTCTGCCGTCGTCATCAACATGAAGCCCAACCGGGTCGCTTAACAGTTTCTCCGATGCCCATAGTGTTGCTTCAAAACCATCAGCAACGGATACTGCTGACTCTTCCCAAACCTGTTCCGCATACTCAGCCGCCTCCTCATCCGTCACAGAAAGCACAACAAGTTCATGAGGTTCTTCCGTGCAGCCGGGTAAAGAGGTGAATAATAAAATGACGAATGATAATGAGAAAAGTACTCTATACTTCAATTGCTTCACAACCAACAACTCCTTAAGCATGGGATTCATTTTATAATTCGTTTACAGCCCAAAGTATACCATTGGCAACTTTATCAAGAAACTCTTGCTGTTCAAACATTTCATTATTATGGCCTAATGTTGTTGCAAAAATACGGGTACCCTCAAACTCATGGGTCCAGGTAACGGTTTGATACTCTTCCGTTTCCGCACCAAACGTTCTGGCCAGTGGGGTGATATCCCCCCACACCTCTTCAATTACGTATACTTCATCAGCTGGTGTTGTCCATGTTTCAGGAAAATCACGCATGATAGGGTGATCAGGCGCAATATTTTCTACTTCAAATTCCCGCTGGCCTTCATGCCACATCGATTGCAAACCCATAAATTCGAACCATGGGTCGGCCGGTTCTGCATATCGGTAGCTGTGTACAGAGGCATGAATTAATACCGCAGGGGTTCCGAGATGATGTTGCACAAAGTGTGAAACGTATCCAGGATCGTCCACTCGACCAAAACCTGTATTGTGAATAACCAGGTCGTAATCCGCTGCCCAATTCTCTTGCGTCATAAGAGACACATGATGATCGGGTTCACCATCGCCCTCATGAACGACCGTCCACTCAATTCTATCTCCAATCCGTTCATCCATTGCCTGGATCAGAAGTTCTTCCTGGGTCTCATAATCATGCCACCCTCCGCCAGTTACGAGAAGCACCTGGATAGTACCCTCCCCTTCAGGTGAGCAGGCAATCAAACTAAAACCAAAAAAAAGAATGAGAATCGAGCTGGTGAATACCGAGTGTTTGATTGATGTCATGATCTTTAATTTATACAAGTTGAAAATTGGTATAAAGTCCTGAAATTGATTATCAGACAATATATTAAATGTTGTACTAACTGACCTTTGGTTAACGAATCACCGGCTCATGTGAATGTTCTTCATTGTATGGAAGAGCCATAACTTCATCCAGATTAAGCCGTTCGTTGATACTTCTTAAGTGATGGTCAACTCCAATTTCGCTGCCCGGGATGAAGCCGGGAATGGTTATAACCTGTGCCAGAACGCCCCCGAATCCACGATGCATAACCCCACGGGGTAAATAGACAAGATCGCCTACCTCCAGATCATATTCATCGATCAGCAACTCTGTCTGTGATACATCTACCTGGTCCGGTTTTGTAATTAAATCCACACGTTCACTTGTAATAATTTTAGCACCGGGTTTAACCATCTGAACCAGGTAAAATTCATCGAATCCGCCTTCAACCGGATGATAATGGCTGAATGAATCATAAATCCGAACGCGGTGTGCATTTATCGCACGGTATATATATTCCCCCACTTCTTCTTGCCAGGTTAACAGAATTCTTCGGTAAGCATCTATATCTGTAGCACAGCCGCCCGGCACATCGGTAATATTGGGATCCCAGTCCGGCCTGATATAGGAAGGGAGATTTTGTTCCGGTTCCTCGGGAACATCAAATACCAATAGCCCCATTTGGGTATCAAATTGAAGGCTCTCGCCTTTTTTCAGAATGAGAATATCACCAACAATAG
Proteins encoded:
- a CDS encoding HEAT repeat domain-containing protein, which encodes MNPMLKELLVVKQLKYRVLFSLSFVILLFTSLPGCTEEPHELVVLSVTDEEAAEYAEQVWEESAVSVADGFEATLWASEKLLSDPVGLHVDDDGRVYVTITERRRNAEIDIRGHSGWMIESIELETVEDRREFIRRKLDPEKSEENQWLEDHNEDGSHDWRDLKVSKESVLRIEDTTGNGFANRSEEFIRDFHDEITDVAGAVLSFDGDLFVGVSPDLWRIRDTNDDGYGNDKVSVVHGFGTNIGFGGHGMSGLTTGPDGRLYWAIGDVGMSVVDERGKRWHYPRQGVIVRSEPDGSNFEVFAAGLRNTHEFVFDKYGNLITIDNDGDHAGEFERLVYLVSGSDSGWRLNWQFGKYNDPKNNDYKVLMDEEYFKPRFEDQAAHLLPPLDRYISGPSGMTYNPGTALNEEWKDHFFVGKFVGSPANSGIHAFTLKESGASFELEKDQQIMEGLLPTSLDFGPDGAIYFTDWIEGWTLKQKGRIWKFDTPNESESPARMETKSLLGKDFAEFSSEELSPLLAHEDMRVRQKAQFELAARSETETLQNAIEQRDHQLARIHGIWGLAQISRQSPDVAEPLISYLDDADSEIRAQAAKLLGDVKYEQAGEFLIPLLQDENLRVRFFAAEALGRISWRPALDPIIEMLEDNNDEDIYLRHGGAIALERIGDENALTELAGHSSRAVRIAALVALTRLESPGVVQFLEDEDEFIVTNAARAINDDTMIEEGLEELSKLLEQDRFLNEPLMRRAINATLYRGSPEGAHRLAAFAVRDDIPEGLKIEALQTLAVWPEPSVLDRVTGDPRGEIQNDPEIARNAAGLIMAQILSDESSAVKIAGLQTAGDLNLTQAIPDILQLIEEDSSADVRIASLRTLVDMEYEGIDEVLFVAMEDEDTSVRRNALRLVPDLNLPAENMVLISEMVLSNGTIEEKQSALRILGDIDDPSSYEILNQQMDLLMQNELDNEIELDLVLAAEAVKSDSIQERLRIYQSEKDRDDSVAVYRESLYGGDASQGREVFYQNAAAQCIRCHVVDGQGSDVGPDLTDAGSRLSRSTLLRSMVDPDARISPGYGTVTLTLNNGETIRGMLSAESDTHVTVTSREEEWIIEKENIAERVNSRSGMPAMGDLLTRSELRDIVEYLTTLQDRDD
- a CDS encoding ThuA domain-containing protein, which encodes MTSIKHSVFTSSILILFFGFSLIACSPEGEGTIQVLLVTGGGWHDYETQEELLIQAMDERIGDRIEWTVVHEGDGEPDHHVSLMTQENWAADYDLVIHNTGFGRVDDPGYVSHFVQHHLGTPAVLIHASVHSYRYAEPADPWFEFMGLQSMWHEGQREFEVENIAPDHPIMRDFPETWTTPADEVYVIEEVWGDITPLARTFGAETEEYQTVTWTHEFEGTRIFATTLGHNNEMFEQQEFLDKVANGILWAVNEL